A genomic segment from Paenibacillus sp. FSL K6-1096 encodes:
- a CDS encoding FAD-dependent oxidoreductase has product MGRTIVIIGGVAGGASAAARLRRLNEEDRIVILERGEHVSFANCGLPYYIGESIDAREKLFLQTPAGIRARFNIEVNVLTEATAIDRERKEVHCRNVTTGEVMRIPYDIVVLSPGAKPVVPPIPGLAAAENLFTLRNIPDTDRIKAYVDNRQPAHATVIGAGFIGLEMAENLRERGLDVTVIDRGGQILSPLDVEMVRPLEAHMRLHGVELRLHEGVEAIEEQGRLLRLSSGSELRTDMIILAIGVSPESDLARSSGLELGVRGAVKVNNSLQTSDPAIYAVGDVIEVKDRVQGFDTMVSLAWGANRQGRLAADHINGREASYTGALGTAIIKIFDLTAALTGNNEQTLRRLGVPYEAVHIHPNSHAGYYPGAAPIALKLLFNPQTGEIYGAQAVGSSGADKRIDVIATAIRSGLKAGELADLELAYAPPYSSAKDPVNMAGYVASNVMEGLVRNLQWHEVDAFAGGGGLIIDVRDAAERLAGYIPGSVNIPLPELRDRLAEIPRGGEIAVSCQVGLRGYIAARMLSQHGYQVRNVDGGYKTYAAMAEETPEPSERQQVQSAERPVLSEQTVQPIQHLEQPSVRQPLVLDACGLQCPGPILKVYETLQAMEEGQQVEITATDFGFAADIRQWCSKTHNTLEAVDITGGKVRARVRKGQSGEAGAALQTAQTAQAVPLEGTTMIVFSGDLDKTIASFIIATGAAAMGKQVTMFFTFWGLNVLRRDQAPRVKKGGLDRMFSSMMPKGTRKLPLSRMNMGGLGAKLIRYTMRRKNVESLENLMQGALKAGVKLMACTMSMDIMGIRQEELIEGVDFGGVASYLGAAEDSGVNLFI; this is encoded by the coding sequence ATGGGCAGAACTATAGTCATTATAGGCGGCGTTGCCGGAGGAGCTTCGGCGGCTGCACGCTTAAGAAGATTAAATGAAGAGGACCGGATTGTTATTCTGGAGCGGGGCGAGCATGTTTCTTTTGCCAACTGCGGACTGCCTTATTACATCGGTGAGAGCATTGATGCCAGAGAGAAGCTGTTCCTGCAGACACCGGCCGGTATCCGGGCGCGCTTCAATATTGAAGTGAATGTTCTCACGGAAGCAACAGCGATTGACCGCGAACGCAAGGAAGTCCATTGCCGTAATGTTACCACCGGAGAGGTTATGCGGATTCCGTATGACATCGTTGTCCTCTCGCCAGGAGCGAAGCCGGTTGTTCCACCGATTCCGGGCCTGGCAGCGGCGGAGAATCTGTTCACGCTGCGGAACATCCCGGATACGGACCGGATTAAGGCTTATGTCGATAACCGTCAGCCTGCACATGCTACGGTAATCGGTGCAGGATTCATTGGTCTTGAGATGGCGGAGAATCTGCGGGAGCGGGGGCTTGACGTCACCGTCATAGACCGGGGCGGGCAGATCTTAAGTCCGCTTGATGTGGAGATGGTCCGCCCGCTGGAAGCCCATATGCGGCTGCATGGGGTGGAGCTGCGGCTCCACGAGGGGGTTGAAGCTATTGAAGAGCAGGGCCGGCTCCTTCGTCTATCCTCCGGCAGTGAGCTGAGAACGGATATGATTATTCTGGCGATAGGGGTCAGCCCGGAGAGTGATCTCGCCCGCAGCAGCGGTCTGGAGCTTGGTGTACGGGGGGCAGTGAAGGTTAATAACTCGCTGCAGACCAGTGATCCGGCTATCTATGCTGTCGGAGATGTCATTGAGGTGAAGGACCGTGTCCAGGGCTTCGATACCATGGTATCCTTGGCCTGGGGCGCGAACCGGCAGGGCCGTCTGGCCGCAGACCATATTAACGGGCGCGAAGCTTCTTACACCGGGGCGCTTGGAACGGCAATTATCAAAATTTTTGATCTGACCGCCGCCCTGACCGGCAATAATGAGCAGACACTGCGGCGCCTGGGCGTTCCTTATGAAGCTGTGCATATCCATCCCAATTCTCACGCCGGGTATTATCCAGGTGCGGCTCCAATTGCCTTGAAGCTCCTGTTCAATCCGCAAACTGGTGAAATCTATGGAGCACAGGCGGTAGGCAGCTCCGGTGCAGACAAAAGAATCGATGTTATTGCCACCGCTATCCGCAGCGGGCTGAAGGCCGGAGAGCTTGCTGACCTGGAGCTGGCGTATGCCCCGCCATATTCCTCAGCCAAGGACCCGGTGAATATGGCCGGATATGTGGCCTCGAACGTTATGGAGGGGCTGGTCCGCAATCTGCAGTGGCATGAAGTGGATGCTTTTGCAGGCGGCGGAGGACTTATCATTGATGTCCGGGATGCAGCGGAGCGGCTGGCGGGCTATATTCCGGGTTCGGTTAATATACCTCTGCCTGAGCTGAGAGACCGGCTGGCTGAAATTCCGCGCGGCGGGGAGATAGCAGTGTCCTGCCAGGTCGGGCTGCGCGGCTATATTGCTGCCAGAATGTTGAGCCAACACGGATACCAGGTGCGCAATGTGGATGGAGGCTACAAGACATACGCAGCCATGGCTGAGGAGACGCCGGAACCGTCAGAGCGGCAGCAGGTGCAGTCAGCAGAGCGGCCTGTGCTGTCAGAGCAGACCGTTCAGCCAATACAGCACCTGGAGCAGCCTTCTGTCAGGCAGCCTCTTGTGCTGGATGCTTGCGGTTTACAGTGCCCGGGCCCTATACTCAAAGTGTATGAGACGCTGCAAGCGATGGAAGAGGGACAGCAGGTGGAGATTACCGCGACCGATTTCGGCTTTGCTGCTGACATCAGGCAGTGGTGCAGCAAGACGCATAACACGCTTGAAGCAGTGGACATCACCGGCGGCAAGGTGCGGGCCAGAGTGCGCAAGGGACAATCCGGGGAAGCAGGTGCGGCCCTTCAGACCGCACAAACTGCACAGGCCGTGCCCCTTGAAGGGACAACCATGATTGTATTCAGCGGTGATCTGGACAAAACTATTGCCTCCTTCATCATCGCGACAGGCGCTGCGGCAATGGGCAAGCAGGTAACGATGTTCTTCACCTTCTGGGGGCTGAATGTGCTGCGCCGTGATCAGGCGCCACGGGTGAAGAAGGGCGGACTCGACAGGATGTTCAGCAGCATGATGCCTAAGGGGACGCGGAAGCTGCCGTTGTCCAGAATGAATATGGGCGGGCTTGGCGCGAAGCTGATCCGCTATACTATGCGGCGCAAGAATGTGGAATCTCTGGAGAATCTGATGCAAGGCGCACTCAAGGCCGGGGTTAAGCTGATGGCCTGCACGATGAGTATGGATATTATGGGCATCCGCCAGGAAGAATTAATTGAAGGGGTAGATTTTGGCGGTGTTGCCAGCTATCTGGGAGCCGCCGAGGATTCAGGTGTGAATCTGTTCATCTAA
- a CDS encoding metal-sensitive transcriptional regulator: protein MEYDKAIINRLKRIEGQVRGVLGMLEEGKDCREIVTQLTAIRTAVDRTVGAVIGDNLEHCIQDELAQGNSPEQVIKEAVALLVKSR, encoded by the coding sequence ATGGAGTATGACAAAGCAATTATCAACCGGCTGAAGCGCATAGAAGGACAAGTGCGCGGCGTGCTGGGGATGCTCGAGGAAGGGAAGGATTGCCGGGAGATTGTCACTCAGCTGACAGCCATCCGCACTGCCGTAGACCGTACTGTCGGTGCAGTCATCGGTGATAATCTGGAGCACTGCATTCAGGATGAGCTGGCCCAGGGGAATTCTCCCGAGCAAGTGATTAAGGAAGCGGTCGCGCTGCTTGTGAAGAGCCGTTAA
- a CDS encoding MATE family efflux transporter has translation MNQTSTIKQKAGQFLHILLPILITQIALSAITFFDTNMSGKFGTNDLAGVAIGTSLWIPVQTGLSGILMGITPIVSHLIGSRRDNEVANQVMQGIWLSLIVSVLVLVLGGFAISPVLNFMSLDPAVHDIAKHFLGAISFGIIPLFGYTVVRSCIDALGQTRVSMFITLIALPVNVGLNYLLIFGNFGFPRLGGVGAGVASAITYWVIFLIALLLIYRTEPFKSLRIFRRFYAVSLSSIKELLKIGVPIGFSIFFETAVFSAVTLLMSRFDTVTIAAHQAAINFASTLYMIPLSICMSLTILVGFESGSGRLKDARQYSIMGIGTAAFLSLLTALVLLFAGNHVAGLYSDEPEVISLIQHFLIYAIFFQISDAIATPTQGVLRGYKDVNPAFVICFIAYWVIGLPVGYLLATYSSLGAYGYWIGLITGLGIGAILLLARLVRVQRRFRPEQA, from the coding sequence ATGAACCAGACTTCTACTATTAAACAAAAGGCCGGGCAGTTCCTGCATATCCTGCTTCCCATTCTGATTACGCAGATCGCCCTGTCCGCCATCACCTTCTTCGATACCAATATGTCCGGCAAATTCGGCACGAATGACCTCGCCGGTGTCGCGATCGGCACAAGCCTGTGGATTCCTGTCCAGACCGGTCTCAGCGGGATTCTCATGGGGATTACCCCCATTGTCTCCCATCTTATCGGCAGCAGACGGGACAACGAGGTAGCCAACCAGGTGATGCAGGGCATCTGGCTGTCGCTGATCGTCTCTGTGCTGGTGCTGGTGCTGGGGGGCTTCGCAATCTCGCCGGTTCTGAACTTCATGAGCCTGGACCCTGCGGTCCACGATATCGCGAAGCATTTCCTGGGCGCTATCTCCTTTGGCATCATCCCGCTGTTTGGTTATACCGTCGTCCGCAGCTGTATTGATGCCCTGGGGCAGACCCGTGTATCGATGTTCATCACCCTGATTGCGCTGCCGGTCAATGTGGGGCTGAACTACCTGCTAATCTTCGGGAATTTCGGCTTCCCCCGTCTGGGCGGAGTGGGTGCTGGTGTAGCTTCTGCCATCACTTACTGGGTGATCTTCCTGATTGCCCTGCTCCTGATCTATCGCACCGAGCCCTTCAAGAGCCTGAGAATCTTCCGCAGATTCTATGCAGTGTCTCTATCAAGCATTAAGGAGCTGCTGAAAATCGGGGTGCCGATCGGCTTCTCGATCTTTTTTGAGACTGCGGTATTCTCGGCTGTAACCCTGCTGATGAGCCGCTTCGATACGGTAACGATTGCTGCCCATCAGGCGGCTATTAACTTCGCCTCCACCCTGTACATGATCCCGCTGAGCATCTGCATGAGCCTGACCATTCTGGTCGGCTTCGAGAGCGGCTCGGGCCGGCTGAAGGATGCCCGCCAGTACAGCATCATGGGAATCGGGACGGCTGCATTCCTGTCCCTGCTGACAGCCCTGGTGCTGCTGTTTGCCGGTAACCACGTCGCCGGACTGTACTCGGATGAGCCGGAGGTCATCTCGCTGATCCAGCATTTCCTGATCTATGCGATCTTCTTCCAGATCTCCGATGCCATCGCTACCCCGACTCAAGGTGTGCTGCGGGGCTACAAGGATGTGAATCCGGCGTTCGTCATCTGCTTCATCGCTTATTGGGTGATCGGCCTGCCGGTAGGCTATCTGCTCGCTACTTACAGCAGTCTGGGCGCTTACGGCTATTGGATCGGACTTATTACCGGCCTGGGCATAGGTGCAATCCTGCTGTTGGCCCGGCTCGTTAGAGTCCAACGCAGATTCCGGCCGGAGCAGGCATAG
- a CDS encoding putative glycoside hydrolase has translation MNITWALLMMALGGVGVPNQGHEADVAAVLQNAANPPIVAEHTTNPDGTAVTPNGGGVASPAPSPSAAPDTALHTDPQPDAPKVKGIYVTAYSAGGARMENLLALLDKTELNSMVIDIKDDAGYITYKTDNPELQRMGHPQPFIGDINKLMTRLKEHEVYPIARIVVFKDSVLAKKNKELSFVNADGSVWANKGGDSFVNPYNEAVWKYNVDIAKEAVKLGFKEIQFDYVRFPEGFEKRADKLKYTKSDRPRVEIIADFVKYARKELGPLGVRVSVDIFGYAASVPAAEGIGQDFVKISKNVDVISPMVYPSHYSTGWFDVKDPDKDPYATIKGSMVDTHKKLDPLGSYKPVIRPWIQDFTASWLGSGHYIKYGKKQVEDQIRALKDQNIDEFLLWNANNRYTSDVKYEQ, from the coding sequence ATGAATATCACCTGGGCATTACTGATGATGGCCCTGGGAGGCGTCGGTGTTCCGAACCAGGGACATGAGGCAGATGTTGCAGCCGTCCTGCAGAACGCCGCGAATCCCCCCATCGTCGCAGAACACACCACGAATCCGGATGGAACGGCAGTAACACCGAATGGAGGAGGCGTTGCCTCTCCTGCACCTTCACCAAGTGCCGCACCGGACACGGCGCTACATACTGACCCGCAGCCGGATGCTCCCAAGGTCAAAGGCATCTACGTCACCGCCTACAGCGCAGGGGGGGCCCGGATGGAGAACCTGCTTGCCCTGCTCGACAAGACCGAGCTGAACTCTATGGTCATCGACATCAAGGATGACGCCGGATATATCACTTATAAGACGGATAACCCTGAGCTGCAGCGCATGGGCCATCCCCAGCCGTTCATTGGCGACATCAACAAGCTGATGACCCGCCTGAAGGAGCATGAGGTCTATCCGATTGCCCGCATCGTTGTCTTCAAGGATTCTGTGCTGGCCAAGAAGAACAAGGAATTGTCCTTCGTCAATGCCGACGGCTCCGTGTGGGCGAACAAGGGCGGAGACAGCTTCGTGAATCCTTATAATGAAGCGGTCTGGAAATACAATGTGGATATTGCCAAGGAGGCGGTTAAGCTCGGCTTCAAGGAGATCCAGTTCGACTACGTGCGCTTCCCCGAAGGCTTCGAGAAGCGTGCCGACAAGCTCAAATACACGAAGAGCGACAGACCGCGCGTGGAGATCATCGCCGACTTTGTCAAATATGCCCGTAAAGAGCTGGGACCGCTTGGCGTCCGGGTATCTGTTGATATCTTCGGTTATGCTGCTTCAGTGCCTGCTGCCGAAGGCATCGGCCAGGACTTCGTGAAGATCTCGAAGAACGTCGATGTCATCAGCCCTATGGTCTATCCGAGCCATTATTCCACCGGCTGGTTCGATGTGAAGGACCCGGACAAGGACCCGTATGCGACAATCAAGGGCTCAATGGTCGATACTCACAAAAAGCTTGATCCGCTCGGCAGCTACAAGCCGGTGATCCGTCCCTGGATTCAGGATTTCACCGCAAGCTGGCTGGGCAGCGGCCACTATATCAAGTATGGCAAGAAGCAAGTCGAAGATCAGATCCGGGCCTTAAAGGATCAGAATATTGACGAGTTCCTGCTCTGGAATGCCAATAACCGCTATACGTCCGATGTGAAGTACGAACAATAA
- a CDS encoding YitT family protein, with amino-acid sequence MIACGFNLFLIPHRLLSGGVSGLAMLVGYFTPFNISLLYLLFNVPLLVAGWFQLGRRFIIFSMVSVGATTWLMTVVPVKQVASDMLLASVFGGVLVGVGAGVSFRVGGSSGGFDILGSIITRYRDFPVGNVLVGLNGLVILAAAYFDKNWNLALASMVSIYVTGKVVDLIHISHIKVTVYIITNKTDELLQQLLGLQRGVTKFKTEGAYSHVERDMLMTVTTRYELAELKRIIKTSDPQAFVNIVETVGVMGSFRKR; translated from the coding sequence ATGATTGCGTGCGGCTTCAACCTGTTCCTGATCCCCCACAGACTGTTAAGCGGAGGCGTATCCGGTCTGGCCATGCTGGTCGGTTACTTCACTCCCTTCAACATCAGTCTGCTGTACCTGCTCTTCAATGTGCCGCTGCTGGTTGCCGGCTGGTTCCAGCTTGGCCGCAGATTTATTATTTTCAGTATGGTCTCTGTCGGAGCCACCACCTGGCTGATGACCGTAGTCCCGGTCAAACAAGTGGCCTCAGATATGCTGCTGGCCTCCGTCTTCGGGGGCGTACTGGTCGGCGTTGGCGCGGGTGTATCCTTCCGTGTAGGCGGGTCATCCGGCGGATTCGATATTCTGGGCTCCATTATCACGCGCTACCGCGATTTCCCGGTCGGCAATGTGCTGGTCGGCCTCAACGGGCTGGTCATTCTGGCGGCGGCTTACTTTGATAAAAATTGGAACCTCGCACTGGCCTCGATGGTCTCCATTTACGTCACCGGCAAGGTTGTGGACCTGATTCATATCAGCCACATCAAGGTCACCGTCTATATCATCACCAACAAGACAGATGAACTGCTGCAGCAATTGCTGGGGCTTCAGCGCGGCGTGACCAAATTCAAGACCGAAGGCGCTTATTCTCACGTAGAACGGGACATGCTAATGACTGTAACCACACGTTACGAGCTGGCCGAGCTGAAGCGCATCATCAAGACAAGCGACCCGCAGGCTTTTGTAAATATTGTTGAAACCGTAGGGGTTATGGGCTCATTCCGCAAAAGATAA
- a CDS encoding DEAD/DEAH box helicase, translating into MKTFAEFGLEPKVLQAITELGFEEATPIQEQAIPLALTGSDLIGQAQTGTGKTAAFGIPLISKITREEDKILALVMTPTRELAIQVAEEIGKLTRFKGLRSLAIYGGQDIGRQIRGLKKKPQIIIGTPGRLLDHINRKTIRLDDVQTVVLDEADEMLDMGFMEDIQTILKLVPEERQTMLFSATMPPNIQRLAQQFLKNPQHVSVIPKQISAPLIDQAYIEVPERQKFEALSRLIDMESPDLAIVFGRTKRRVDELSEGLQKRGYSADGLHGDLSQNQRDAVMRKFRDGSIDVLVATDVAARGLDVSGVTHVINFDLPQDPESYVHRIGRTGRAGKEGTAWSFVTPREIDHLHLIERVTRHRITRKPLPTMAEAIEGKQRITAERLLAMVEAGELNEYKGISIQLLEQYDSVQLLSAAMKLLTGDNKDTQVELTPEDPIRAKRRGGKYDIRSGRKPNGGYGGNRSGSGYGGGYKGNRDNAGGGYRGNRDNASGGGSTRGGYSSGYGGSGSSYSGGSSYGGGYKGNRDGGSRNSEGRPSSRPATSTRPAKQDYDA; encoded by the coding sequence TTGAAAACATTCGCAGAATTCGGCTTGGAGCCAAAGGTGCTTCAGGCAATTACAGAGCTAGGATTTGAGGAGGCAACACCAATCCAGGAGCAGGCAATCCCGCTTGCGCTGACCGGATCAGACCTGATCGGACAGGCACAGACGGGAACAGGTAAGACTGCAGCCTTCGGGATTCCCCTCATCTCCAAGATCACACGGGAAGAGGATAAGATCCTTGCATTGGTTATGACACCGACACGCGAGCTGGCCATTCAGGTGGCTGAGGAAATCGGCAAGCTGACCCGCTTCAAGGGACTCCGTTCACTGGCAATCTACGGCGGGCAGGATATCGGCCGCCAAATCCGCGGACTTAAGAAGAAACCTCAGATCATTATTGGTACTCCGGGACGTCTCCTGGACCACATCAACCGCAAGACCATCCGCCTGGATGATGTTCAGACCGTTGTACTTGACGAAGCTGATGAAATGCTTGACATGGGCTTCATGGAGGATATCCAGACCATCCTCAAGCTTGTACCTGAAGAACGTCAGACCATGCTCTTCTCGGCTACAATGCCTCCTAACATTCAACGCCTTGCCCAGCAGTTCCTGAAGAACCCGCAGCATGTATCCGTTATTCCTAAGCAGATCAGCGCACCGCTGATTGATCAGGCTTATATCGAAGTTCCTGAGCGCCAGAAGTTCGAAGCGCTGAGCCGCCTGATTGACATGGAATCTCCAGATCTGGCTATCGTCTTCGGCCGCACCAAGCGCCGGGTAGACGAGCTGTCCGAAGGCTTGCAGAAGCGCGGATATTCCGCAGACGGCCTGCACGGTGACCTGTCGCAGAACCAGCGCGATGCTGTAATGCGCAAATTCCGTGACGGCAGCATCGATGTATTGGTAGCTACAGACGTAGCGGCACGCGGTCTGGACGTATCCGGCGTGACGCATGTTATCAACTTCGACCTTCCGCAGGACCCTGAGAGCTATGTACACCGTATCGGCCGTACCGGCCGCGCCGGTAAGGAAGGAACCGCATGGTCCTTCGTGACTCCGCGCGAGATCGATCATCTGCACCTGATCGAACGTGTAACACGGCACCGTATTACCCGCAAACCGCTTCCTACGATGGCTGAGGCCATTGAAGGCAAGCAGCGCATTACGGCTGAACGCCTGCTGGCTATGGTTGAAGCCGGCGAGCTGAACGAATACAAAGGGATTTCCATTCAATTGCTGGAGCAGTACGACTCCGTACAGCTGCTGTCTGCTGCGATGAAGCTGCTTACCGGCGATAACAAGGATACACAGGTTGAACTGACACCGGAAGATCCGATCCGTGCTAAACGCCGTGGCGGCAAGTACGACATCCGCAGCGGACGCAAGCCTAACGGCGGCTATGGCGGCAACCGTTCAGGTTCCGGCTACGGCGGCGGATACAAGGGGAACCGTGATAATGCCGGCGGCGGCTACCGCGGTAACCGTGACAATGCAAGCGGCGGCGGAAGCACCCGCGGCGGCTACAGCAGCGGCTATGGCGGCAGCGGCAGCAGCTACAGCGGCGGAAGCAGCTATGGCGGCGGCTACAAGGGCAACCGTGACGGGGGCAGCCGCAATTCCGAAGGCAGACCTTCTTCTCGTCCAGCAACAAGCACACGTCCTGCCAAGCAGGATTATGATGCATAA
- a CDS encoding YjcZ family sporulation protein — protein sequence MSAPGCCTPWTSTGTILVLFILLVIITRTFII from the coding sequence ATGTCCGCACCTGGCTGCTGCACTCCCTGGACTTCTACTGGCACGATTCTCGTTCTCTTCATTCTGCTGGTCATCATCACCCGTACCTTCATCATCTAA
- a CDS encoding DUF624 domain-containing protein, translating to MEFKGAMGGLYRITEWISRIAFSNILWALCSIPFLFAGILKIIMLGSEVGGANEQIMLNWILGVFAPFTVFPATSALFTVVRKWVMGNTDVSTFRTFFQGYKENYLKSMIGGLIYTLLFVVMYVDVTVYMTQMPNFKIVGILMLVLMIILFVSMFNFFSIVVHYQMTFKEVMTNSILLTIARPIRVFSTLIGAGVLLYIGLRYPVLYVLCIPTLIAMLAFFNFFATYNKLQLQVEKKKLAEEQAALEAAEQEDDDYDDDDYDDDDEEEDEKKKVNLDKQEDTDPKRF from the coding sequence TTGGAGTTTAAAGGAGCAATGGGCGGTTTATACCGCATCACAGAATGGATCTCACGCATCGCCTTCAGCAATATTTTGTGGGCGCTGTGTTCGATTCCGTTCCTGTTCGCGGGAATTTTGAAGATTATTATGCTGGGGTCTGAGGTAGGCGGTGCGAACGAGCAGATTATGCTGAACTGGATCCTTGGCGTATTCGCACCCTTCACGGTATTTCCCGCAACATCGGCACTATTTACCGTAGTCCGCAAATGGGTAATGGGCAATACGGATGTAAGCACATTCCGCACTTTTTTTCAGGGGTACAAAGAGAATTATCTCAAAAGCATGATAGGAGGGCTGATCTACACCCTGCTATTTGTCGTTATGTACGTTGATGTGACCGTATACATGACACAAATGCCCAATTTCAAAATCGTCGGCATCCTGATGCTTGTGCTGATGATTATTCTGTTTGTGTCCATGTTTAATTTCTTCTCCATTGTGGTTCATTACCAGATGACCTTCAAGGAAGTGATGACCAATTCCATTCTGCTCACTATTGCCCGGCCGATCCGTGTGTTCTCCACATTAATCGGGGCAGGTGTGCTTCTCTATATCGGTCTGCGGTACCCGGTGCTCTACGTGCTGTGTATTCCTACGCTGATTGCGATGCTCGCGTTCTTCAACTTCTTCGCAACGTATAATAAGCTGCAGCTCCAGGTGGAGAAGAAGAAGCTGGCGGAGGAGCAGGCAGCTCTTGAAGCGGCTGAGCAGGAAGATGATGACTACGATGATGACGATTATGATGACGACGATGAGGAAGAAGACGAGAAAAAGAAGGTTAATCTGGACAAGCAAGAGGATACAGACCCGAAACGCTTTTAA
- a CDS encoding DUF1499 domain-containing protein, translating into MSLKRTLVGLFRSHDGTSDRAKDPALKTRYYSLSKDKAWDEVSATLKKIPGYKVLHEVQSVGEITLEKRTGLGRTLDITVSVLSTTPVRCAVDIYSASRGSLGDLGANYRVIQRLYQSLDKKLGKYKVD; encoded by the coding sequence TTGTCGTTGAAAAGAACCTTGGTCGGTTTATTCCGCAGCCATGACGGGACAAGCGACCGCGCAAAAGATCCGGCACTGAAAACGCGTTACTACAGCCTTTCCAAAGACAAGGCGTGGGATGAAGTTTCCGCAACGCTGAAGAAGATTCCTGGGTACAAGGTCTTACACGAAGTGCAGTCTGTGGGAGAGATCACCCTGGAGAAACGGACCGGACTTGGGCGGACGCTGGATATTACAGTATCCGTGCTGAGCACCACGCCTGTACGCTGTGCCGTAGACATATATTCAGCATCCAGAGGCTCGCTTGGCGACCTGGGCGCTAATTACCGCGTCATTCAGCGTTTATATCAGTCCCTGGACAAGAAACTCGGCAAATATAAGGTGGATTAG
- the tpx gene encoding thiol peroxidase — translation MTQERTGAATFKGSPITLLGPELKAGDSAPPFTVSKNLLEEATLADYAGKIKLISVVPSLDTGVCDAQTRRFNSEAAGLGDNVVILTISMDLPFAQARWCGAAGIDSVITLSDHKAASFGQAYGVLIKEFRLDMRSIFVVDKNDKLAYVEYLSEMAEHPDYEAAIAAVKALL, via the coding sequence ATGACGCAAGAACGAACAGGCGCAGCTACGTTTAAGGGCAGCCCCATTACTCTCTTAGGACCGGAACTTAAGGCCGGAGATTCCGCACCGCCATTCACAGTAAGCAAGAATCTGCTGGAAGAAGCTACGCTAGCCGATTACGCCGGCAAAATCAAGCTCATCAGCGTTGTACCTTCTCTGGACACCGGTGTGTGCGATGCCCAGACCCGCCGCTTCAACAGCGAAGCCGCCGGGCTCGGCGACAATGTGGTGATCCTCACGATCAGCATGGACCTGCCTTTCGCCCAGGCCCGCTGGTGCGGCGCCGCCGGCATTGACAGTGTCATTACGTTGTCCGATCACAAAGCAGCCTCTTTCGGACAAGCCTATGGCGTGCTGATCAAGGAATTCCGTCTTGATATGCGCTCCATCTTCGTGGTGGACAAGAACGACAAGCTGGCTTATGTGGAATATCTCAGCGAGATGGCTGAGCACCCGGATTACGAAGCTGCCATTGCAGCAGTGAAGGCGCTGCTCTAG
- a CDS encoding rhomboid family intramembrane serine protease, protein MIFIRYEKWRSYLRYYPVTCALILANVIMFIVLTFNGGSTNLYTLVDYGATVNVGPEKEELWRYATAMFLHNGFAHLFFNCFALLVFAPPLERLMGWWRYALLYLAGGFLANLLGVAVSSRGDLGIVSVGASGAIYAVYGAFFYIAVLQREMMDESSRKTLYGVLVMGIIMSFATPHVDYVVHIGGLIAGFFLYGLMIRVFKRNRR, encoded by the coding sequence ATGATTTTCATACGATATGAGAAGTGGAGAAGCTACCTCCGGTATTACCCGGTAACCTGTGCGCTGATCCTGGCCAATGTGATCATGTTCATCGTGCTGACGTTCAACGGCGGCTCCACGAATCTGTACACGCTTGTTGATTACGGAGCAACGGTCAATGTCGGTCCTGAGAAAGAGGAGCTGTGGCGTTATGCCACCGCTATGTTCCTGCATAACGGCTTCGCCCATCTATTCTTCAACTGCTTCGCCCTGCTGGTATTCGCCCCTCCGCTCGAGAGGTTGATGGGCTGGTGGCGTTATGCGCTGCTATACCTGGCTGGAGGCTTCCTGGCGAATCTGCTTGGTGTAGCGGTCAGCAGCCGCGGGGACCTTGGAATTGTCTCTGTAGGGGCCTCTGGAGCGATTTACGCCGTATATGGAGCCTTCTTCTATATTGCTGTGCTGCAAAGAGAGATGATGGATGAGAGTTCGCGCAAGACGCTCTACGGGGTTCTGGTTATGGGGATTATTATGTCCTTTGCCACGCCGCATGTAGATTATGTCGTCCATATTGGCGGCCTGATCGCCGGATTCTTCCTGTATGGGCTGATGATCCGTGTATTCAAAAGAAACAGACGATAA